Proteins from a genomic interval of Caldilineales bacterium:
- a CDS encoding DNRLRE domain-containing protein, which yields MDRLRMLVLVVVFLAAGSQAGQTLADGGVAPGEATATTAEGWSNVLHYGLSAIDSPDSIYLWAVGSEGIILRSTDGGGHWASQFPPTGQWLAGVDFINRTQGWATGGGGVILATVDGGANWSLQSSGVMSTLTDIAFVDGQRGWAAGESSTLLKTTNAGATWRQIANLPLPNANLSLIEAVSATHVWVAGADYSTWPYSPVIWATTDSGEHWQAETPPGGSGAIAGLSFIDAAHGWAMDGSGQTIATTNGGVTWNAAGALPPTWMGVQALDLQFTGLVEGWALATRQEDYIFAAPYVVHHTTNGGQSWTVLGGIGPNVGYGGVGDLLIGANGKQWAVGRGELASFFRDDPGPLGPQVYYSANGGQSWGRQFGLTTSPENTSVAIANPNVIYAAGQGIHRSSDGGRTWRLVHNFAASALAASADGLRAWASEWPAAGAITRTTDGGNSWQPIQTGANAAIVGLAFRTNDLGLAVGVNGLILRSSDGGATWQPMDSNTAADLRGVRWLSSLNAVVVGDGGSILRSTDGGFTWALIPSGTAYHLYAVDFAADGLNGWAVGQSRTILRSGDGGLSWRLQVPPIPEWAGLYGVAAIDATQAWAVGRGAVLSTANAGNTWINSGSEGETFLWDIDFAGSFLGFAVGKESYSPGIHRYTGGGSGHPAAANALRAFPAAQPPTVDGNLSDWPEGAELPLNAGTAGYIHPRSIPTLDDLSGTIRAQWDANHLYLAIAVVDDALKADSADIWRDDAVELGFDAANNDALGGPDDHKYTLNIDGRVKDWDTAIGALTVATGTVSGGWTMEIAIPRTHLQPSQWQPNTLLGFDWSLHDDDDGGDWDSYLIWRYNPFMGSAAALGDVRLVGSPLTLQQGLDGYTGVEDATIDAWTPTTNYKSSPLLWTRAPDYHSALIRFPLDGYLPRAITIQQATLHLYVNGRSNEAYSIGVGAYPISRTWSIDTVTWQQAATGAPWGAPGANDLGRDRSGVAQDTKTLGAIQQWVTFDLTEAVQGWVQEPGGNKGVILKSTTQDPIRYDLAASEFGGAAFRPKLVISYSLERHELPTDTPTPTPTASPTATPTPTPTRTPTRTPTRTPTPSPSATPTLTPTPSPSPTASPTDTPSPTPTATSTPGPTASPTAEPLRLFLPILLRP from the coding sequence ATGGATAGGCTGCGGATGCTGGTTCTCGTGGTCGTTTTCCTGGCGGCAGGCAGCCAGGCCGGACAAACGCTGGCAGACGGTGGGGTGGCGCCGGGGGAGGCGACGGCGACCACCGCCGAAGGATGGAGCAACGTCCTGCACTACGGCCTGTCGGCGATCGACTCGCCTGACAGCATCTACCTCTGGGCCGTCGGTTCCGAGGGCATCATCCTACGCTCGACCGATGGCGGCGGCCATTGGGCCTCGCAATTCCCGCCCACGGGACAGTGGCTGGCCGGCGTCGATTTCATCAACCGCACCCAGGGCTGGGCCACAGGCGGGGGCGGCGTCATCCTGGCCACGGTCGATGGCGGCGCCAATTGGTCACTGCAAAGCTCCGGCGTCATGTCCACGCTCACGGATATCGCTTTCGTCGATGGCCAACGCGGGTGGGCCGCGGGCGAGAGCAGCACCCTCCTCAAAACCACCAATGCCGGCGCGACCTGGCGCCAGATCGCCAACCTGCCGCTGCCAAATGCCAACCTGTCATTGATTGAGGCGGTCAGCGCCACGCACGTCTGGGTGGCCGGCGCCGATTACAGCACTTGGCCCTATTCCCCCGTGATTTGGGCCACGACCGATAGCGGCGAGCACTGGCAGGCAGAAACCCCTCCTGGTGGTAGTGGAGCGATCGCCGGCCTCTCCTTCATCGATGCCGCGCATGGCTGGGCGATGGATGGCAGCGGCCAAACCATCGCCACCACCAATGGCGGCGTCACCTGGAACGCAGCCGGTGCTCTGCCGCCAACCTGGATGGGTGTTCAAGCCCTGGATCTACAATTCACCGGCCTGGTGGAAGGTTGGGCGCTGGCCACGCGACAAGAGGATTACATATTTGCCGCCCCCTATGTGGTGCACCACACCACCAACGGCGGTCAATCCTGGACGGTGCTAGGCGGCATTGGCCCCAATGTTGGCTATGGGGGAGTCGGCGACCTGTTGATCGGCGCCAATGGCAAGCAATGGGCGGTCGGGCGAGGCGAACTTGCCAGCTTCTTCCGCGATGACCCCGGGCCGCTTGGCCCGCAGGTCTACTATTCTGCCAACGGCGGCCAAAGTTGGGGGCGGCAGTTTGGCTTGACGACCTCGCCAGAGAACACATCCGTCGCCATCGCCAACCCGAACGTGATCTATGCGGCAGGTCAGGGCATCCACCGCAGCAGCGACGGCGGGCGGACATGGCGCCTCGTCCACAATTTCGCTGCCAGCGCCCTCGCCGCCAGCGCCGACGGCTTGCGAGCCTGGGCCTCCGAATGGCCAGCTGCCGGCGCCATCACGCGCACCACCGATGGCGGCAATTCCTGGCAGCCTATCCAGACGGGAGCCAATGCCGCGATCGTGGGCCTTGCCTTTCGCACCAACGACCTGGGGCTGGCGGTCGGCGTCAACGGGCTTATCCTGCGCAGCAGCGATGGCGGCGCCACCTGGCAGCCGATGGACAGCAACACGGCTGCCGACCTGAGAGGCGTGCGCTGGCTCAGCAGCCTCAACGCCGTCGTGGTCGGCGACGGCGGCAGCATCCTCCGCTCGACCGATGGCGGTTTCACCTGGGCGCTCATCCCCTCCGGCACGGCCTATCACCTTTACGCCGTCGACTTCGCTGCCGATGGCCTGAACGGCTGGGCGGTGGGGCAGAGCCGCACCATCCTTCGCAGCGGCGATGGTGGGCTGAGTTGGCGATTACAGGTTCCCCCCATCCCCGAATGGGCGGGTTTGTATGGCGTCGCCGCCATCGACGCCACACAGGCCTGGGCGGTGGGCCGCGGGGCCGTGCTCAGCACCGCCAATGCCGGCAACACCTGGATCAATTCAGGCTCGGAGGGGGAGACATTTCTTTGGGATATCGACTTCGCCGGATCGTTTCTGGGCTTTGCCGTCGGCAAAGAGAGCTATTCGCCCGGCATCCACCGCTACACGGGCGGCGGCAGTGGCCATCCGGCGGCGGCAAACGCCCTGCGCGCCTTCCCCGCCGCCCAGCCGCCGACCGTAGACGGCAACCTGAGCGACTGGCCCGAAGGCGCCGAACTCCCGCTCAATGCCGGCACGGCGGGCTACATCCACCCCCGCTCCATCCCCACCCTCGACGACCTCAGCGGCACGATCCGCGCCCAATGGGACGCCAACCACCTCTACCTGGCCATCGCCGTCGTCGATGATGCGCTCAAGGCCGATAGCGCCGACATCTGGCGCGACGATGCCGTCGAGCTTGGCTTCGACGCCGCCAACAACGACGCCCTCGGCGGCCCCGACGACCACAAATACACCCTCAACATCGATGGCCGGGTCAAGGATTGGGATACAGCCATCGGCGCCCTTACGGTGGCGACGGGCACGGTCTCAGGGGGATGGACGATGGAGATCGCCATCCCGCGCACCCATCTGCAGCCCAGCCAGTGGCAGCCCAACACCCTCCTCGGCTTCGACTGGTCGCTGCACGACGACGATGACGGCGGCGACTGGGACAGCTATCTGATCTGGCGCTACAACCCCTTCATGGGCAGCGCTGCCGCCCTGGGCGATGTGCGGCTGGTCGGCTCGCCGCTGACCCTACAACAGGGGCTAGACGGCTACACCGGCGTCGAGGACGCCACCATCGATGCCTGGACGCCGACCACGAACTACAAATCCAGCCCGCTACTGTGGACGCGCGCCCCCGACTACCACTCCGCCTTGATCCGCTTCCCGCTCGACGGCTATCTCCCGCGCGCCATCACCATCCAGCAGGCCACGCTGCACCTGTATGTGAATGGGCGCTCGAACGAAGCCTACAGCATCGGCGTCGGCGCCTACCCGATCAGCCGCACCTGGAGCATCGACACCGTGACCTGGCAGCAGGCGGCGACAGGCGCGCCCTGGGGCGCGCCGGGCGCCAACGACCTGGGCCGTGACCGCAGCGGGGTCGCCCAGGACACGAAGACCCTCGGCGCCATCCAGCAGTGGGTGACGTTCGACCTCACCGAGGCCGTCCAGGGTTGGGTGCAGGAGCCGGGCGGGAACAAGGGCGTGATCCTCAAATCGACGACACAAGACCCAATTCGCTACGACCTGGCCGCCTCCGAGTTCGGCGGCGCCGCCTTCCGGCCCAAGTTGGTGATCAGCTACAGCCTGGAGCGCCACGAACTGCCCACCGACACGCCCACACCGACCCCCACCGCCAGCCCGACGGCCACGCCCACGCCCACGCCGACGCGCACTCCCACCCGCACGCCGACGCGGACGCCCACGCCATCGCCATCGGCCACGCCAACCCTGACGCCCACGCCATCGCCAAGCCCGACCGCCTCGCCAACCGATACGCCGTCGCCCACGCCCACCGCGACATCGACGCCAGGCCCGACCGCCTCGCCAACGGCCGAGCCGCTGCGGCTATTCCTGCCGATTCTCCTGCGCCCATGA
- the feoB gene encoding ferrous iron transport protein B, producing the protein MSHETALPMPPSPTAKVSAGEGVCPLCRHCAFAPGATGGEGCTCEHLARDLRLAPALAAGAGVVARPARLDALLSHRFGGLAVFLAVMVVVFSLVQKVAAPYLDWIDAIIAGPVAHGLAAGLAAVQAPAWLTSLVIDGIVAGVGGVLVFAPGLFIMHLALGFLEDCGYLPRAALVMDGWLQGFGLRGRSFVPMIIGFGCNVPAIYAARRIEDRPTRIITSLMIPFMSCSARLPVYVIFGLAFFPHHAGWVIWGLYVLGVLIAAIIGIVLSRLLFRRQPALTAAALPPYRLPSPRRLLLHAGRQSAQFIKNAATIILLVSVLLWAGLHLPWRPGEDHRHSYYGRVSAALAPTLAPAGFGQWQATGALLTGLVAKEMVISSLAQLYGAQQTEATAPPDLASEVGAALSGLGGATLAAGKQLLEVLTPGLQLFPTAAPAQNIALSRSLVGAFSPAAALAFLVFVLTYVPCAATIGALRHELGWRWTALAVGIQTVLPWLLAVMVFQVASRLL; encoded by the coding sequence ATGAGTCACGAAACCGCTCTCCCCATGCCGCCATCGCCGACCGCCAAAGTATCTGCGGGCGAAGGCGTCTGCCCGCTCTGCCGTCATTGCGCCTTCGCCCCCGGCGCCACGGGGGGCGAAGGCTGCACCTGCGAACATCTCGCCCGCGACCTCCGCCTGGCCCCGGCTCTGGCGGCGGGTGCGGGCGTCGTTGCGCGCCCTGCCCGTCTGGACGCTCTCCTCAGCCATCGTTTCGGCGGGCTGGCCGTCTTCCTGGCGGTCATGGTGGTGGTCTTCAGTCTGGTGCAGAAGGTGGCCGCGCCTTATCTCGACTGGATCGACGCCATCATCGCCGGGCCGGTGGCGCATGGGCTGGCCGCCGGGTTGGCGGCTGTGCAGGCGCCGGCGTGGCTGACGTCGTTGGTGATCGACGGCATCGTGGCCGGGGTGGGTGGGGTGCTGGTGTTCGCGCCTGGCTTGTTCATCATGCACCTGGCGTTGGGTTTTCTGGAAGACTGCGGCTACCTGCCCCGCGCCGCCCTGGTGATGGACGGCTGGCTACAAGGATTTGGGCTGCGCGGGCGTTCGTTCGTGCCCATGATCATCGGCTTTGGCTGCAATGTCCCGGCTATCTACGCCGCCCGCCGGATCGAAGACCGCCCCACCCGCATCATCACCAGCCTGATGATCCCGTTCATGTCGTGCTCGGCGCGGCTGCCGGTCTATGTCATTTTTGGTCTGGCCTTCTTTCCCCATCACGCCGGCTGGGTGATCTGGGGCCTCTATGTGCTGGGCGTCCTCATCGCCGCCATCATCGGGATTGTGCTATCCCGACTCTTGTTCAGGCGGCAGCCGGCGCTGACCGCCGCCGCTCTGCCGCCCTACCGGCTGCCATCGCCCCGGCGTCTGCTGCTCCATGCCGGCCGGCAGAGCGCCCAGTTCATCAAGAACGCCGCCACCATCATCCTGCTGGTCTCGGTGTTGCTCTGGGCCGGGCTGCACCTGCCCTGGCGTCCGGGCGAGGATCATCGCCACAGTTACTATGGCCGTGTCAGCGCCGCCCTCGCGCCCACGCTGGCCCCGGCCGGTTTCGGCCAATGGCAGGCAACGGGAGCGCTGCTGACAGGGCTGGTGGCCAAGGAGATGGTCATCTCCAGCCTGGCGCAATTGTACGGCGCCCAGCAGACCGAAGCCACGGCGCCGCCGGATCTGGCGTCTGAGGTCGGCGCCGCCCTTTCCGGGCTGGGCGGCGCCACGTTGGCAGCCGGCAAGCAGCTGCTAGAGGTGCTGACGCCGGGCCTCCAGCTCTTCCCGACCGCTGCACCCGCGCAGAACATCGCCCTCAGCCGCAGCCTGGTTGGGGCCTTCTCGCCGGCGGCGGCGCTGGCCTTCCTGGTCTTCGTGCTGACGTATGTGCCCTGTGCAGCGACGATCGGCGCCCTGAGGCACGAACTGGGCTGGCGCTGGACGGCGTTGGCGGTTGGCATCCAGACGGTTCTGCCCTGGCTGCTGGCGGTGATGGTGTTTCAGGTTGCAAGCCGGTTGCTGTAA
- a CDS encoding DUF4115 domain-containing protein: protein MIELGQLLRQNREAKELSLADVEAQTRIRQRYLAALEAGDWSELPNEVVARGFLHTYTRFLGLDPSELLGQFGLGGEATVAPAGKNAPPAAPDAPAYRPIDFDLYTARPQRRLMARRLLRLALLLIVALLLGFLLIRFGLPLLMERRTAANTPAPLATLPPTGVPPATPLIVLGATPTPSPAPALATATVTQTAVPAATLAPTFTPTATPIQQLRLLVEVTQRAWVLVTADGQAVLEGIREPGSRQEFTAQQSLSLRTGNAAGLQLTLNDQALPSLGGPGEIVELTWVLADGSISQPSPTPTPLPPTATATPPP from the coding sequence ATGATCGAACTCGGACAACTCCTGCGCCAAAACCGTGAGGCAAAGGAGCTTTCACTGGCCGATGTCGAAGCGCAGACCCGCATCCGCCAACGCTACCTGGCCGCACTGGAGGCAGGCGACTGGAGCGAACTCCCCAACGAAGTCGTCGCCCGCGGCTTCTTGCACACCTACACCCGCTTCCTCGGCCTCGACCCCAGCGAACTCCTGGGCCAATTCGGGCTGGGCGGCGAAGCGACGGTCGCCCCGGCCGGCAAGAACGCCCCGCCCGCCGCGCCCGATGCGCCTGCCTACCGCCCCATCGACTTCGACCTCTACACCGCCCGGCCGCAGCGCCGCCTGATGGCGCGACGCCTACTCCGCCTGGCCTTGCTGCTCATCGTCGCCCTCCTCCTCGGCTTCCTGCTCATCCGTTTCGGCCTCCCCCTGTTGATGGAGAGACGCACAGCCGCCAACACCCCGGCCCCGCTTGCCACCCTGCCGCCCACCGGCGTCCCGCCCGCCACCCCGCTCATCGTCCTCGGCGCCACCCCCACCCCCTCGCCCGCCCCGGCCCTCGCCACCGCCACAGTGACCCAGACGGCCGTCCCCGCCGCCACCCTGGCGCCAACCTTCACCCCCACCGCCACCCCCATCCAGCAGCTCCGGCTCCTGGTGGAGGTGACGCAGCGGGCCTGGGTTCTCGTCACCGCCGATGGCCAGGCGGTGCTCGAAGGCATCCGCGAGCCGGGTTCCCGCCAGGAATTCACCGCCCAGCAGAGCCTGAGCCTGCGCACCGGCAACGCCGCCGGGCTGCAACTCACGCTGAACGACCAGGCGCTCCCCAGCCTGGGCGGGCCGGGCGAAATCGTCGAACTGACCTGGGTGCTGGCAGACGGCAGCATCAGCCAGCCTTCACCCACCCCCACCCCCCTGCCCCCCACCGCCACCGCCACACCGCCACCCTGA
- the rimO gene encoding 30S ribosomal protein S12 methylthiotransferase RimO, protein MTPSYYLLTLGCPKNQVDSDGMAALLAGQGYRLTENPRWADVLIVNTCGFLEASKEESIAALQELGKRKRRDQVLVAAGCLAERNGSEVLARAPAVDGLLGTRRWMDIAGLVGQLRSHGPGKGKRTFARIEMLGDPATRPDAPTPRGRIQGASAYLKIGDGCNAPCAFCSIPSFKGKLRSHPFAAVVAEAQALAAAGAKEVVVVAQDTTDYGRDRGEPNSLPRLLQAIDQRAEGLRWLRLMYAYPGHVSDELIETLARTPILLPYLDIPLQHGHRDTLRRMRRPSNLDMVHDTIARLRAAMPDIALRTTFIVGFPGETESEFEALLDFVRAIRFDRVGAFTFSPEPGTPAAELPDPIPDPVKEERWQRLMATQQPISLAANQAQIGRRLTVLVEGHDGDLSLARSYRDAPEIDGYVLVAGRHPAGSMIDVHITGALEYDLVGEPAGAAPTIAPIPARGAALAAPIELLG, encoded by the coding sequence ATGACCCCCTCCTACTACCTCCTCACCCTCGGCTGCCCCAAGAACCAGGTCGATAGCGACGGCATGGCCGCCCTTTTGGCCGGCCAGGGCTACCGCCTGACCGAAAACCCGCGCTGGGCGGACGTGCTCATCGTCAACACCTGCGGCTTCCTGGAGGCCTCGAAAGAAGAGTCGATTGCGGCCCTGCAAGAACTGGGCAAACGAAAACGCCGCGACCAGGTGCTGGTGGCCGCCGGCTGCCTGGCCGAGCGCAACGGCAGCGAGGTGTTGGCGCGAGCGCCGGCCGTGGATGGGCTGCTGGGGACGCGCCGCTGGATGGACATCGCCGGCCTGGTGGGGCAGTTGCGGAGCCACGGCCCCGGCAAGGGCAAACGGACGTTCGCTCGCATCGAGATGCTGGGCGACCCCGCAACCCGGCCCGATGCGCCCACCCCGCGCGGCAGAATCCAGGGCGCCAGCGCCTACCTCAAGATCGGCGACGGCTGCAACGCCCCCTGCGCCTTCTGCTCCATCCCCTCGTTCAAGGGCAAGCTGCGCTCGCATCCTTTCGCTGCGGTCGTGGCCGAGGCGCAGGCGCTGGCGGCGGCCGGGGCCAAAGAAGTGGTCGTCGTCGCCCAGGATACCACCGACTACGGGCGCGACCGCGGCGAGCCGAACAGCCTGCCGCGGCTGTTGCAGGCTATCGACCAGAGGGCCGAGGGCCTGCGCTGGCTGCGCCTGATGTACGCCTATCCTGGCCATGTCTCGGACGAACTGATCGAGACCCTGGCCCGCACCCCCATCCTCCTGCCCTATCTCGACATCCCCCTCCAGCACGGCCACCGCGACACCCTCCGCCGGATGCGCCGGCCCAGCAACCTGGACATGGTGCACGACACCATCGCCCGCCTGCGCGCGGCCATGCCCGACATCGCCCTGCGCACGACTTTTATCGTCGGTTTCCCCGGCGAGACCGAAAGCGAATTCGAAGCCCTGCTCGACTTCGTGCGCGCCATCCGCTTCGACCGCGTCGGCGCCTTCACCTTCAGCCCCGAACCGGGAACCCCCGCCGCCGAACTCCCCGACCCGATCCCCGACCCGGTCAAAGAGGAACGCTGGCAGCGCCTGATGGCCACCCAACAACCGATCTCACTCGCCGCCAACCAGGCCCAGATCGGTCGCCGGCTGACGGTTCTGGTCGAAGGTCACGACGGCGACCTCAGCCTGGCCCGCTCCTACCGCGACGCGCCTGAGATCGACGGCTATGTGCTGGTCGCAGGCCGCCATCCCGCCGGGTCGATGATCGACGTCCACATCACCGGCGCCCTGGAATATGACCTGGTGGGCGAGCCAGCCGGCGCTGCTCCCACCATCGCTCCCATCCCGGCCAGAGGCGCGGCCCTGGCGGCGCCGATCGAGCTACTGGGCTGA
- a CDS encoding MerR family transcriptional regulator, with product MAAPAHRPAAAAQLLGVPASTLRRWSRQFADFLTPSAGEFAGTGGHRRYAAADLGMLAVVKRLLGEGLTYQQVRERLAQGVDAAAADPAATLLAAGSSFAIEKAAMPMSLEDEEGSPLKPAAKVGELLTDTLYSLSDSQQIILSNQQTARQLLGVLLQDNFSLKEENSKLRERMLEIERKLFETQRRQAEGREQERERMRQMEQYLFDLQRRLDGLASSPSLVAQAPPPPPPTPAPAAVADLAPPPDAAPPSSPPNPGLWQRLWGGRR from the coding sequence ATGGCGGCGCCAGCGCATCGTCCGGCCGCAGCGGCCCAACTCCTGGGCGTCCCCGCCTCGACCTTGCGTCGCTGGTCGAGGCAGTTTGCCGATTTTCTGACGCCGTCCGCAGGCGAGTTTGCGGGGACGGGCGGGCATCGTCGCTATGCGGCGGCCGATCTGGGGATGCTGGCCGTGGTCAAACGGCTGTTGGGGGAGGGGCTGACCTACCAGCAGGTGCGCGAGCGGCTGGCGCAGGGGGTGGATGCGGCGGCAGCGGACCCGGCCGCCACCCTGCTTGCTGCCGGCTCCTCGTTTGCGATCGAGAAGGCCGCCATGCCGATGTCTTTGGAGGACGAGGAGGGGTCGCCGCTCAAGCCGGCGGCGAAGGTCGGCGAGTTGCTGACCGACACCCTCTACTCGCTCTCCGATAGCCAGCAGATCATTTTGTCCAACCAGCAGACGGCGCGGCAGCTGTTGGGGGTGCTGTTGCAGGACAATTTCAGCCTGAAGGAAGAGAACAGCAAGCTGCGCGAGCGCATGTTGGAGATCGAGCGCAAGTTGTTCGAGACGCAGCGGCGCCAGGCCGAGGGCCGCGAGCAGGAGCGCGAGCGCATGCGGCAGATGGAGCAGTATCTGTTCGACTTGCAGCGCCGGTTGGATGGCCTGGCCTCGTCCCCATCCCTCGTCGCCCAGGCTCCGCCCCCGCCCCCTCCGACCCCCGCCCCTGCGGCCGTAGCCGACCTGGCCCCCCCGCCAGACGCCGCCCCGCCTTCTTCGCCCCCGAACCCCGGTCTGTGGCAGCGGCTGTGGGGCGGCAGACGGTGA
- a CDS encoding DUF1232 domain-containing protein, producing the protein MASNPQPSTRPSSLGELIENIQLAWKLLRDGRVSPWLRFGLPALVGLYLISPIDLVPDAVLGLGQLDDLAILWLGLQLLLKLASPGIVNEYRHPGQGATPSGRAAAGADRQPPEADVVDASYRVID; encoded by the coding sequence ATGGCTTCCAATCCCCAACCTTCCACCCGCCCCAGCAGCCTGGGTGAGCTGATCGAGAACATCCAACTGGCCTGGAAACTGCTGCGCGATGGCCGCGTCAGCCCCTGGCTGCGTTTTGGCCTCCCTGCGCTCGTGGGCCTCTACCTCATCTCTCCCATCGATCTCGTGCCCGACGCCGTCCTGGGCCTGGGCCAGCTGGATGATCTGGCCATCCTCTGGCTGGGCCTGCAACTGTTGCTGAAACTGGCCTCGCCGGGCATCGTCAACGAGTATCGCCACCCTGGTCAGGGCGCAACTCCCTCCGGCCGGGCCGCAGCAGGGGCCGACAGGCAGCCGCCCGAAGCGGATGTGGTCGATGCCAGCTACCGGGTTATCGACTGA
- a CDS encoding helicase-associated domain-containing protein: protein MKTLAQHLAALPPLVVEAIARSQGLTPPPTQSAVDWLAAALLEPEQVQAMWRQLRPEEQAALQQLAAEGNLMAAASFQRRWGEVRRLGGGSLQRLRPWQQPATIAESLWYRGWIGRGFAETPAGLVDCFAIPTDLLPLLPLPAPAAAFPLAPAALPDGRGRSDGDAFLDDLATLLIHLHNQTVWAGDTGRWRGKDLAVVIPQWRTPPADPNRPLAAGSRGALLFHCLDRLGFVQAQGRRQRLNREVVRDWLEEDRCEQRCSLFAAWRTSPDWNDLCLTPGLRCIEGNWRNDPVHTRAALFAHLRLAPAQVWYGLDDFITALHSYAPDFQRPDGNYDAWYVRDQAGVHLRGFEHWQEVEGRLLRYLWQGPLFWLGVTALEAGGAHWQLTPDGAAWLAEDGPAARPAAPPPPSLVVGEDFRIHLPSGARLSDRFRVARFGEWEATWLGGYRYRISRRGLRHAAAAGIGPDQVLAFLERASQGALPANVRRAVAAFQL from the coding sequence ATGAAGACCCTTGCCCAACATCTCGCCGCCCTCCCCCCCCTGGTGGTGGAGGCCATTGCCCGCAGCCAGGGCCTGACGCCGCCGCCGACTCAGTCTGCCGTCGATTGGCTGGCCGCAGCCCTGCTGGAACCGGAGCAGGTGCAGGCGATGTGGCGTCAGCTACGGCCAGAGGAGCAAGCCGCCCTCCAGCAGCTGGCCGCGGAGGGCAACCTGATGGCCGCGGCCAGCTTTCAACGGCGCTGGGGCGAAGTCCGACGCCTGGGCGGGGGCAGCCTCCAGCGGCTGCGGCCCTGGCAACAGCCCGCCACCATCGCCGAATCGCTCTGGTATCGGGGGTGGATCGGGCGCGGCTTTGCCGAAACGCCGGCGGGCCTGGTCGATTGTTTTGCCATCCCCACCGACCTGCTGCCGCTCTTACCCCTGCCGGCGCCCGCAGCCGCCTTCCCCTTGGCGCCGGCCGCCCTCCCCGACGGGCGCGGCCGCAGCGATGGCGACGCCTTCCTCGATGACCTGGCCACCCTCCTCATCCACCTGCACAACCAGACCGTGTGGGCGGGCGACACCGGCCGCTGGCGGGGCAAAGATTTGGCGGTCGTCATCCCGCAATGGCGCACGCCGCCCGCCGACCCCAACCGGCCGCTGGCCGCCGGCAGCCGCGGCGCCCTGCTGTTCCACTGTCTCGACCGGCTGGGTTTCGTCCAGGCCCAGGGCCGCCGCCAGCGCCTGAACCGGGAGGTCGTGCGCGATTGGCTGGAAGAGGACCGCTGCGAGCAGCGCTGCTCGCTGTTCGCAGCCTGGCGCACCTCGCCCGACTGGAACGACCTCTGCCTGACGCCCGGCCTACGCTGCATCGAGGGCAACTGGCGCAACGACCCTGTCCACACTCGCGCCGCCCTGTTCGCGCACCTGCGCCTGGCGCCGGCCCAGGTCTGGTACGGCCTGGACGATTTCATCACCGCCCTGCACAGCTATGCCCCCGATTTCCAGCGCCCCGACGGCAACTACGATGCCTGGTATGTGCGCGACCAGGCCGGCGTCCATCTGCGCGGCTTCGAGCATTGGCAAGAGGTCGAGGGTCGGCTGTTGCGCTATCTGTGGCAGGGGCCGCTCTTCTGGCTGGGGGTGACGGCGCTGGAGGCGGGCGGCGCCCACTGGCAGCTGACGCCCGACGGGGCCGCATGGCTGGCGGAGGACGGCCCGGCCGCACGCCCGGCTGCTCCCCCTCCCCCCAGCCTGGTCGTAGGCGAGGACTTCCGCATCCATCTCCCCAGCGGCGCCCGGCTGTCGGATCGCTTTCGGGTGGCGCGCTTCGGCGAGTGGGAGGCGACGTGGCTGGGCGGCTACCGCTATCGCATCAGCCGGCGGGGGCTGCGCCATGCCGCGGCCGCCGGCATCGGCCCGGATCAGGTGCTCGCCTTCCTGGAGCGCGCCAGCCAGGGCGCGCTGCCCGCCAATGTGCGCAGGGCGGTGGCGGCGTTTCAGCTGTGA
- a CDS encoding NAD(P)-dependent oxidoreductase, with translation MNTRTAFIGLGIMGQGMARNLLRAGFPLTAWNRTAAKTQALAAEGALAATTPAQAAATAEIIIICVSDTPDVEGVLFGPDGIAEGASAGSLVIDCSTISPTATRQMAAKLAAKGIHHLDAPVSGGSEGAAKGTLSIMVGGDAEDFARALPVLQAIGKQITHVGGHGAGQTVKLMNQILVVGHALALSEALLFGQANDIDLDVALEAVKAGAAGSWMLSFRGPQVLARDWRPGFTIDLQQKDLRLVLEAADQAGVPLPATSLIFQFYRTLQAQGLGGEGNHALIKALEHLAGLEVRGSRAD, from the coding sequence ATGAACACACGCACCGCCTTCATCGGCCTGGGCATCATGGGCCAGGGCATGGCCCGCAACCTGCTGCGGGCGGGCTTCCCGCTCACAGCCTGGAACCGCACCGCCGCCAAAACCCAGGCCCTGGCGGCCGAGGGCGCGCTGGCCGCGACCACACCAGCGCAGGCCGCCGCCACCGCCGAGATCATCATCATCTGCGTCAGCGATACACCCGATGTCGAGGGCGTCCTCTTCGGCCCCGACGGTATCGCCGAGGGCGCCAGCGCCGGCAGCCTGGTGATCGATTGCAGCACCATCAGCCCCACCGCCACCCGCCAGATGGCGGCGAAATTGGCGGCCAAGGGCATCCATCATCTCGATGCGCCGGTAAGCGGCGGCAGCGAAGGCGCAGCCAAAGGGACGCTGTCGATCATGGTCGGCGGCGACGCCGAAGACTTCGCCCGCGCCCTACCGGTCTTGCAGGCCATCGGCAAGCAAATCACCCATGTGGGCGGGCACGGCGCCGGGCAAACAGTGAAACTGATGAACCAGATCCTGGTGGTCGGCCACGCCCTGGCCCTCAGCGAGGCCCTCCTCTTCGGCCAGGCCAACGACATCGACCTCGACGTCGCCCTCGAGGCCGTCAAGGCGGGCGCAGCCGGCAGCTGGATGCTCAGCTTTCGCGGGCCGCAGGTCCTGGCCCGCGACTGGCGGCCGGGCTTCACCATCGACTTGCAGCAAAAAGACCTGCGGCTGGTGTTGGAGGCTGCCGACCAGGCCGGCGTCCCCCTCCCGGCCACCTCGCTCATCTTCCAGTTCTATCGCACCCTGCAGGCGCAGGGTCTGGGCGGCGAGGGCAACCATGCCCTGATCAAGGCGCTGGAGCACTTGGCCGGGCTGGAGGTGAGGGGAAGCCGGGCCGATTGA